From a region of the Triticum aestivum cultivar Chinese Spring chromosome 7D, IWGSC CS RefSeq v2.1, whole genome shotgun sequence genome:
- the LOC123167467 gene encoding mitogen-activated protein kinase 2 isoform X2 yields MRMEGGGAGAGGGGHGGGHGLGGEAQIKGTLTHGGRYVQYNVYGNLFEVSAKYVPPIRPVGRGACGIICAAVNAQTREEVAIKKIGNAFDNQIDAKRTLREVKLLRHMNHENVISIKDIIRPPRRENFNDVYIVYELMDTDLHHLLRSNQPLTDDHCQYFLYQVLRGLKYVHSAKVLHRDLRPSNLLLNAKCELKIGDFGLARTTTETDFMMEYVVTRWYRAPELLLNCSEYTAAIDIWSVGCILGEIATREPLFPGKDYVHQLRLITELIGSPDDTSLGFLRSDNARRYVRSLPQYPKQHFGSRFPSMSTGAMDLLERMLVFDPSKRITVDEALCHPYLASLHEINDEPVCPAPFSFDFEQPSFTEEDIKELIWREALKFNPESIH; encoded by the exons ATGCGCATGGAGGGTGGAGGTGccggggcaggaggaggaggccacggcggcggccatggcctcgGCGGCGAGGCGCAGATCAAGGGCACGCTCACCCACGGCGGCAGGTACGTGCAGTACAACGTCTACGGCAACCTCTTTGAGGTCTCTGCTAAGTACGTCCCGCCCATCCGACCTGTCGGCCGCGGCGCCTGCGGCATCATCTG TGCTGCTGTAAATGCACAGACTCGTGAGGAGGTCGCTATCAAGAAGATTGGTAATGCGTTTGACAACCAGATCGATGCCAAACGCACTTTGCGAGAAGTAAAGCTGCTTCGCCACATGAATCATGAGAAT GTGATTTCAATAAAGGACATCATACGCCCACCAAGGCGGGAGAACTTCAATGATGTTTACATCGTCTACGAACTGATGGACACTGATCTTCACCACCTTCTAAGATCAAACCAGCCACTCACAGATGATCACTGTCAG TATTTTCTCTACCAAGTGCTCCGAGGATTGAAGTATGTGCATTCAGCAAAGGTCTTGCACCGGGACCTCAGGCCGAGCAACCTGCTGCTCAATGCCAAGTGTGAACTCAAGATTGGAGATTTTGGCTTGGCTAGGACCACCACTGAGACTGACTTCATGATGGAGTATGTTGTTACTCGGTGGTACAGGGCACCGGAGCTCCTGCTCAACTGCTCGGAGTACACTGCAGCAATTGATATCTGGTCAGTGGGTTGCATCCTCGGTGAGATTGCTACGAGGGAGCCACTGTTTCCTGGAAAAGATTATGTTCATCAGCTGAGGCTAATTACTGAG CTGATAGGCTCACCAGATGACACGAGCCTTGGGTTTCTTCGAAGTGATAATGCCCGCAGATACGTGAGGTCTCTTCCTCAATACCCGAAACAGCATTTTGGTTCACGGTTCCCCAGTATGTCCACTGGCGCCATGGATTTGCTTGAGAGGATGCTCGTATTTGATCCGAGCAAGAGGATTACTG TTGATGAGGCTCTATGCCATCCTTATTTAGCATCCCTTCATGAGATAAATGATGAACCTGTCTGCCCAGCGCCTTTCAGCTTCGACTTTGAGCAGCCATCATTTACTGAGGAAGATATTAAAGAACTCATTTGGAGGGAGGCTCTGAAGTTCAACCCTGAATCAATTCACTGA
- the LOC123167467 gene encoding mitogen-activated protein kinase 2 isoform X1, whose amino-acid sequence MELEATMELGDGRGSQLGEEDTPYIVEEQIQPLSTNSACVARYYRVGDVVLPQGHTVLPQGPVVLPPVQQKLEQPRCNEAEGGRTAGVVLPLPLAVLPQGRDSPDFGKARTYKNTSVATSAELGSMQKSDTVVLQARSERVKRLAGNEIELGMMIPMIESRASNIPMTKGMALFGVPNKITDMTRSLEMVKRCRMFGTWIGWIVKTFDYINRVTKRFRFRSMRACGSMRMEGGGAGAGGGGHGGGHGLGGEAQIKGTLTHGGRYVQYNVYGNLFEVSAKYVPPIRPVGRGACGIICAAVNAQTREEVAIKKIGNAFDNQIDAKRTLREVKLLRHMNHENVISIKDIIRPPRRENFNDVYIVYELMDTDLHHLLRSNQPLTDDHCQYFLYQVLRGLKYVHSAKVLHRDLRPSNLLLNAKCELKIGDFGLARTTTETDFMMEYVVTRWYRAPELLLNCSEYTAAIDIWSVGCILGEIATREPLFPGKDYVHQLRLITELIGSPDDTSLGFLRSDNARRYVRSLPQYPKQHFGSRFPSMSTGAMDLLERMLVFDPSKRITVDEALCHPYLASLHEINDEPVCPAPFSFDFEQPSFTEEDIKELIWREALKFNPESIH is encoded by the exons atggagcttgaagcaacaatggagcttggggatggaagaggtagtcaactcggagaagaagacaccccttatatagtggaggaacaaatccaaccattatccaccaactcagcctgtgtagcacggtactaccgcgtcggggacgtggtactaccgcaagggcacacagtactaccgcagggccccgtGGTACTACCGCCCGTGCAGCAGAAACTAGAACAACCCAGATGCAAtgaagcagagggcggtagaaccgctggcgtggtactacctctcccccttgcggtactaccgcaaggcagggatagtccagattttgggaaggcacggacatataaaaatacatccgtggcaacttccgctgagttgggatctatgcaaaaatccgacacggtagtactgcaagccaggagcg aacgagtaaagagacttgccggtaacgagattgaactaggtatgatgataccgatgatcgaatctcgggcaagtaacataccgatgacaaaggggatggc tttgttcggagtcccgaataagatcacggacatgacgaggagtctcgaaatggtcaagag gtgccgtatgttcggtacttggatcggttggatcgtgaagacgttcgactacatcaaccgcgttactaaacgcttccgctttcggtctatgagg GCGTGCGGGTCGATGCGCATGGAGGGTGGAGGTGccggggcaggaggaggaggccacggcggcggccatggcctcgGCGGCGAGGCGCAGATCAAGGGCACGCTCACCCACGGCGGCAGGTACGTGCAGTACAACGTCTACGGCAACCTCTTTGAGGTCTCTGCTAAGTACGTCCCGCCCATCCGACCTGTCGGCCGCGGCGCCTGCGGCATCATCTG TGCTGCTGTAAATGCACAGACTCGTGAGGAGGTCGCTATCAAGAAGATTGGTAATGCGTTTGACAACCAGATCGATGCCAAACGCACTTTGCGAGAAGTAAAGCTGCTTCGCCACATGAATCATGAGAAT GTGATTTCAATAAAGGACATCATACGCCCACCAAGGCGGGAGAACTTCAATGATGTTTACATCGTCTACGAACTGATGGACACTGATCTTCACCACCTTCTAAGATCAAACCAGCCACTCACAGATGATCACTGTCAG TATTTTCTCTACCAAGTGCTCCGAGGATTGAAGTATGTGCATTCAGCAAAGGTCTTGCACCGGGACCTCAGGCCGAGCAACCTGCTGCTCAATGCCAAGTGTGAACTCAAGATTGGAGATTTTGGCTTGGCTAGGACCACCACTGAGACTGACTTCATGATGGAGTATGTTGTTACTCGGTGGTACAGGGCACCGGAGCTCCTGCTCAACTGCTCGGAGTACACTGCAGCAATTGATATCTGGTCAGTGGGTTGCATCCTCGGTGAGATTGCTACGAGGGAGCCACTGTTTCCTGGAAAAGATTATGTTCATCAGCTGAGGCTAATTACTGAG CTGATAGGCTCACCAGATGACACGAGCCTTGGGTTTCTTCGAAGTGATAATGCCCGCAGATACGTGAGGTCTCTTCCTCAATACCCGAAACAGCATTTTGGTTCACGGTTCCCCAGTATGTCCACTGGCGCCATGGATTTGCTTGAGAGGATGCTCGTATTTGATCCGAGCAAGAGGATTACTG TTGATGAGGCTCTATGCCATCCTTATTTAGCATCCCTTCATGAGATAAATGATGAACCTGTCTGCCCAGCGCCTTTCAGCTTCGACTTTGAGCAGCCATCATTTACTGAGGAAGATATTAAAGAACTCATTTGGAGGGAGGCTCTGAAGTTCAACCCTGAATCAATTCACTGA